A single Bifidobacterium scardovii JCM 12489 = DSM 13734 DNA region contains:
- a CDS encoding glycosyl hydrolase, which produces MPITPSTTRRRFTAVVCALAMATAGGGLLSGTAMATEQPAQAPATASTVNIADTHATPETKDLFAKLRDNGGNTLFGHQHAVDYAISTPEQNKGTNSDVYALTGKYPAMWGMDTLSFYGYEGPGSQDASIDENITKMADEVRQADSIGAIVTLSSHWYNPATGGNFNDTTRAVDRLLPGGDLQPKLNEYLDAVARFAQESKRADGTLIPIIYRPLHESNGAWFWWGAGHATDAERIALYRYIVDYLRDTKNVHNLLFAYSPNGTFNGDEQRYLAAYPGDEYVDVLGYDLYDNDSADTVAWAKGAVTDLAMIVRKARATGKIPAMTEFGPLGNKGVTGNVTDPEWFTHVFDTIKADPEARGIAYMLTWANFGTDNAFVPWEGNALADDFATFAKRPGLVLASGEANDFSGSYEAVPYTPVVHFANPVSRTRIEQQTTDIYAKVDGDATVSKAWFTAGDDGTQYAMAEDANGYLKTTWDVPAELRTNRLVTLKLHVVTDQGELTDAADVILGSRPTSAPNVIDNFDSYVDDDELRTSYAVNSGATDMLSLVDGGANGKALRMSYDFSTTNYVGVTFGSLPVTDWSRYDELAFDLTSDGSGQKMVVQVVADGIYFEAYPSLEQSGRRTVTLTADEFVPAAWDTAHAGEKLDAARLAKVTGFSLYINDNGGDTPRNGAIVIDNIHLTNDADDQDNNGGDDGNKGEDGNGNTGNGNDGSETPQPQQPAEKPSGQPSDQPQQPSDQSSDKNQSNMQASDHQKQSGNKADLASTGAAVAAIAGIALMLLAGGWLALRASKRG; this is translated from the coding sequence ATGCCCATCACACCATCCACCACGCGCCGGCGTTTCACGGCAGTCGTGTGCGCACTTGCCATGGCAACAGCGGGCGGCGGTTTGTTGTCCGGCACCGCCATGGCCACGGAACAGCCCGCGCAGGCACCAGCCACCGCATCGACGGTCAATATCGCCGATACGCATGCCACCCCCGAAACCAAGGATCTGTTCGCCAAGCTGAGGGATAACGGCGGCAACACCCTGTTCGGGCATCAGCATGCCGTGGACTATGCCATCTCCACACCCGAACAGAACAAGGGAACCAACTCCGATGTCTATGCGCTGACCGGCAAGTACCCGGCGATGTGGGGCATGGACACGCTCTCCTTCTACGGCTATGAGGGGCCCGGCTCGCAGGATGCATCCATCGATGAGAACATCACCAAGATGGCCGACGAGGTCCGCCAGGCGGACAGCATCGGAGCCATCGTCACCCTGTCGTCGCACTGGTACAACCCCGCCACCGGAGGCAACTTCAACGACACCACGCGCGCCGTGGACCGTCTGCTGCCCGGAGGCGACCTGCAGCCCAAGCTCAACGAATATCTGGACGCCGTGGCGCGGTTCGCGCAGGAGTCCAAGCGTGCGGACGGCACACTGATCCCCATCATCTATCGTCCGCTGCATGAGAGCAACGGCGCCTGGTTCTGGTGGGGCGCCGGCCACGCCACCGACGCGGAGCGCATCGCGCTGTACCGGTACATCGTCGATTACCTGCGCGATACCAAGAATGTGCACAACCTGCTCTTCGCCTACTCCCCCAACGGCACGTTCAACGGCGACGAACAGCGTTATCTCGCGGCATACCCGGGAGACGAGTACGTGGACGTGCTGGGCTACGACCTGTACGACAACGATTCGGCGGATACCGTGGCTTGGGCCAAGGGCGCGGTGACCGATCTGGCCATGATCGTGCGCAAGGCGCGCGCCACTGGCAAGATCCCCGCCATGACCGAATTCGGCCCATTGGGCAACAAGGGAGTCACCGGAAACGTGACCGACCCCGAATGGTTCACCCACGTATTCGACACCATCAAGGCCGATCCCGAGGCCCGTGGCATCGCGTACATGCTCACTTGGGCGAATTTCGGCACCGATAACGCATTCGTGCCGTGGGAAGGCAATGCGCTGGCCGATGACTTCGCCACGTTCGCCAAGCGCCCCGGTCTGGTGCTGGCCAGCGGCGAGGCCAACGATTTCTCCGGCTCTTACGAAGCCGTGCCTTACACCCCGGTCGTGCACTTCGCCAACCCGGTCTCCAGAACCCGCATCGAACAGCAGACCACCGACATCTACGCCAAGGTGGATGGCGACGCAACCGTATCCAAGGCTTGGTTCACCGCCGGCGACGATGGCACCCAGTACGCCATGGCCGAAGACGCCAACGGCTATCTCAAGACGACGTGGGACGTGCCCGCCGAACTGCGCACCAACAGACTCGTCACGCTGAAGCTCCACGTAGTCACCGATCAGGGCGAGCTCACCGACGCGGCCGACGTCATTCTCGGCAGCCGCCCAACCTCGGCACCCAACGTCATCGACAATTTCGACTCCTACGTGGACGACGACGAACTGCGCACCAGCTATGCGGTCAACAGCGGCGCTACCGACATGCTGTCGCTGGTGGATGGCGGCGCCAACGGCAAGGCCCTGCGCATGTCCTACGATTTCAGCACGACCAACTACGTCGGCGTGACGTTTGGGTCCCTGCCGGTGACCGACTGGTCGCGGTACGACGAACTCGCCTTCGATCTCACCTCGGACGGCTCCGGCCAGAAGATGGTGGTGCAGGTCGTTGCCGACGGCATCTATTTCGAGGCATACCCGTCCCTGGAGCAGTCCGGCAGGCGCACCGTCACGCTCACCGCCGACGAGTTCGTGCCCGCCGCCTGGGATACCGCGCACGCCGGCGAGAAGCTGGACGCCGCACGCCTGGCCAAGGTCACCGGGTTCAGCCTGTACATCAACGACAACGGGGGAGACACGCCCCGCAACGGCGCCATCGTCATCGACAACATCCACCTGACCAACGATGCCGACGATCAGGACAACAACGGCGGAGATGACGGCAACAAGGGCGAGGACGGCAACGGAAACACCGGCAACGGCAATGACGGTTCCGAAACCCCGCAGCCGCAGCAGCCCGCGGAAAAGCCTTCGGGACAACCCTCGGATCAGCCGCAGCAGCCGAGCGATCAGTCGTCTGACAAGAATCAGTCGAATATGCAGGCCTCGGATCATCAGAAGCAGAGTGGCAACAAGGCCGATCTGGCGTCGACCGGTGCCGCCGTGGCCGCCATCGCCGGCATCGCGTTGATGCTGCTGGCAGGCGGTTGGCTCGCGCTCCGAGCGTCAAAGCGCGGCTGA
- a CDS encoding glycoside hydrolase family 2 TIM barrel-domain containing protein has product MFIPRYYEDLNNLHVGTQPNRSYYVPASARMDTVGERRTQSDRFTLLNGDWDFRYYASIYDLDAEVAGAHAAGLPAFWETGFTGLASDGFAEAIDHRTVNRGDLAPAGFTSIPVPSVWQNHGFDSHQYTNVRYPFPLDPPFVPQDNPCGVYLHDFVHTENAQAPRTFLNFEGVDSCFYVWLNGVFLGYSQVSHSTSEFEVTDALENGVNTLAVLVLKWCDGSYLEDQDKFRMTGIFRDVYLLDRPEYAVRDYFAHTSIWRNVDPELLKEGLTDAEYDAAPVDHATVDVDFAFFDDEDVPVTVQLFDAAGSLVAETQAEPIDGDAEPEADDDATDDASDGTLEEGTVESVGEAVDTDDDATDAESALRIAAATGTASAAAFDSGATAGDSAFLPTAHAQLIVEAPHLWTAETPYLYTIVYTTEHETITDHIGIREVSVDGNVVKVNGKPIKLHGVNRHDSDPVTGPAISEEQIMRDLTLMKQHNVNAIRTSHYPNAPHFYDLFDQLGFYVIAEADNESHGTDEVIDKDMGWDAKSERWARIIADNPAFTAPTVDRAQRSVERDKNHASIIMWSMGNECAYGCTFEAALAWTQTFDPSRLTHYESARYVTGDREYDFSHIDVHSRMYPSLAEIEQYFSEEGPRTPDGKRDGSNGDDGDNGIKPYVMCEFCHAMGNGPGDLEDYFQLIQRYDGLVGGFIWEWCDHAIDRGTSPAGKREYAYGGDSGEYPHDGNFCMDGLVYPDRTPHTGLLEFKNVYRPVRVAGFDAAAGTVTLHNYWDFLDAADANMALEFTLMVDGEPVAEASWEADPQAGEAFRADRPGNWVPTAPSIEPHGETTVPLPVEIRAAIDDLDAGKATLLVQYYQLPGNDAVEAGLLGFDELSVPTGDNRNQTVVAALEEARHSNDASPDDEPDEAALADGAPTTLDSDAKGGADCTDTADIDDDVVEVSESAAAITVESPDFRYVIDKRTGLFSSMTYANRSLLDRPMELNVWRAPTDNDRNVRHEWELAQYDHAYARAYATEILVDEDDLVFAPAASSAADPAADVTAEDEQDLLVAAFGASDDPAANGSDAAGTPDAALVDGDITVNVTMALVAPIVQRIADIDASWTIHPNGAVELTMDVKRDTRFPFMPRFGLRLFLPKAMSKVTYCGLGPVESYADKRRASYHGVFSGTPESMFEPYIKPQENGNHHDCDWASVETADGSASLTVLGGDSTFDFQALPYTAEELTAKAHNSELEPSASTVVCVDYQQSGIGSNSCGPALLERYRLDAERFTFEVAFLPQA; this is encoded by the coding sequence ATGTTCATCCCTCGTTATTACGAAGACCTCAATAATCTGCATGTCGGCACACAGCCGAACCGCTCATACTACGTACCGGCGTCCGCACGGATGGACACGGTCGGCGAGCGCCGCACGCAGTCCGACCGCTTCACGCTGCTCAACGGCGACTGGGATTTCCGCTACTACGCCAGCATCTACGATCTTGACGCCGAAGTGGCCGGCGCGCACGCGGCCGGGCTCCCGGCGTTCTGGGAGACGGGCTTCACCGGACTGGCGTCCGACGGGTTCGCGGAGGCCATCGACCACCGCACCGTCAACCGCGGCGATCTCGCGCCGGCCGGATTCACGTCGATCCCGGTGCCGAGCGTGTGGCAGAACCACGGCTTCGACTCCCACCAGTACACGAACGTCAGGTACCCGTTCCCGCTCGACCCGCCGTTCGTACCGCAGGACAACCCGTGCGGCGTGTACCTGCACGACTTCGTGCACACCGAGAACGCCCAGGCTCCGCGCACCTTCCTCAATTTCGAGGGCGTCGACTCCTGCTTCTACGTCTGGCTGAACGGCGTGTTCCTCGGCTATTCGCAGGTGTCCCACTCGACCAGTGAGTTCGAGGTGACCGACGCGCTGGAGAACGGCGTGAACACGCTGGCCGTGCTCGTGCTCAAGTGGTGCGACGGCAGCTACCTGGAGGACCAGGACAAGTTCCGCATGACCGGCATCTTCCGCGACGTGTACCTGCTCGACCGCCCCGAATACGCGGTGCGCGACTACTTCGCGCACACGTCGATCTGGCGCAACGTCGATCCCGAGCTGCTCAAGGAGGGGCTGACCGACGCCGAGTACGATGCGGCGCCGGTCGACCACGCCACCGTCGACGTGGATTTCGCGTTCTTCGACGACGAGGACGTGCCGGTGACCGTGCAGCTGTTCGACGCCGCCGGCAGCCTGGTGGCCGAGACGCAGGCCGAGCCCATCGACGGGGACGCCGAGCCCGAAGCCGACGACGACGCGACCGACGACGCATCGGACGGCACGCTGGAGGAGGGCACCGTCGAGTCCGTCGGCGAGGCCGTCGACACCGACGACGACGCGACCGACGCGGAATCGGCGCTGCGCATCGCCGCCGCGACCGGCACGGCATCCGCCGCCGCGTTCGATTCCGGCGCGACCGCCGGCGACAGCGCGTTCCTGCCGACCGCCCACGCGCAGCTCATCGTCGAGGCGCCCCATCTGTGGACCGCGGAGACCCCGTACCTGTACACGATCGTCTACACCACCGAGCATGAGACGATCACCGATCACATCGGCATCCGCGAGGTCAGCGTCGACGGCAACGTGGTCAAGGTCAACGGCAAGCCGATCAAGCTGCATGGCGTCAACCGCCACGATTCCGACCCGGTGACGGGCCCGGCGATCAGCGAGGAGCAGATCATGCGCGATCTGACGCTGATGAAGCAGCACAACGTCAACGCGATCCGCACCAGCCACTACCCGAACGCGCCGCACTTCTACGACCTGTTCGACCAGCTCGGATTCTACGTCATCGCCGAGGCCGACAACGAGAGCCACGGCACGGACGAGGTCATCGACAAGGATATGGGCTGGGACGCCAAGAGCGAGCGGTGGGCCCGCATCATCGCCGACAATCCGGCGTTCACCGCGCCGACCGTCGACCGCGCGCAGCGCAGCGTGGAACGCGACAAGAACCACGCGAGCATCATCATGTGGTCGATGGGCAACGAGTGTGCCTACGGATGCACCTTCGAGGCGGCGCTCGCCTGGACGCAGACCTTCGACCCGAGCCGCCTGACGCACTATGAGAGCGCGCGGTACGTGACCGGCGACCGCGAGTACGACTTCTCCCACATCGACGTGCACAGCCGCATGTACCCCTCCCTCGCGGAGATCGAGCAATACTTCTCCGAGGAGGGGCCGCGCACGCCGGACGGCAAGCGCGACGGGTCCAACGGCGACGACGGCGACAACGGCATCAAGCCGTACGTGATGTGCGAGTTCTGCCACGCGATGGGCAACGGCCCGGGCGATCTGGAGGACTACTTCCAGCTCATCCAGCGCTACGACGGGCTGGTCGGCGGGTTCATCTGGGAGTGGTGCGACCATGCCATCGACCGCGGCACCTCGCCGGCCGGCAAGCGCGAGTACGCGTACGGCGGCGATTCCGGCGAGTACCCGCACGACGGCAACTTCTGCATGGACGGCCTGGTGTACCCGGACCGCACGCCGCACACCGGCCTGCTGGAGTTCAAGAACGTGTACCGCCCGGTGCGCGTGGCCGGCTTCGACGCGGCCGCCGGCACGGTGACGCTGCACAACTACTGGGACTTCCTCGACGCCGCCGATGCGAACATGGCGCTCGAATTCACGCTCATGGTGGACGGCGAGCCGGTGGCGGAGGCCTCGTGGGAGGCCGATCCGCAGGCTGGCGAGGCGTTCCGCGCCGATCGCCCCGGCAACTGGGTCCCCACGGCGCCTTCGATCGAGCCCCATGGAGAGACGACGGTGCCGCTGCCCGTCGAGATCCGCGCGGCGATCGACGATCTGGACGCCGGCAAGGCCACGCTGCTCGTGCAGTACTATCAGCTGCCCGGCAACGACGCCGTCGAGGCCGGATTGCTCGGTTTCGACGAGTTGTCGGTGCCCACCGGCGACAACCGCAACCAGACCGTGGTGGCCGCGCTCGAGGAAGCGCGTCATTCCAACGATGCTTCGCCCGATGACGAACCGGATGAGGCCGCTCTCGCGGATGGCGCACCGACAACTCTCGACTCCGATGCAAAGGGCGGCGCCGACTGCACCGACACCGCCGATATCGACGACGATGTGGTGGAGGTTTCGGAATCCGCGGCCGCGATCACCGTGGAATCCCCCGACTTCCGTTACGTGATCGACAAGCGCACCGGCCTGTTCTCGTCGATGACGTATGCGAACCGCTCGCTGCTCGACCGGCCGATGGAGCTCAACGTGTGGCGCGCGCCGACCGACAACGACCGCAACGTCCGCCACGAGTGGGAGCTCGCGCAGTACGACCACGCCTACGCCCGCGCCTATGCGACCGAGATCCTGGTCGACGAGGACGATCTGGTGTTCGCGCCGGCCGCCTCCTCGGCCGCCGACCCCGCCGCCGACGTCACCGCCGAGGACGAGCAGGATCTGCTGGTGGCCGCGTTCGGGGCTTCGGACGATCCGGCCGCCAACGGCTCCGATGCGGCCGGCACGCCGGATGCCGCACTGGTCGACGGCGATATCACGGTCAACGTGACGATGGCGCTGGTCGCGCCGATCGTGCAGCGCATCGCCGACATCGACGCCTCGTGGACGATCCATCCGAACGGCGCGGTGGAACTGACGATGGACGTGAAGCGCGACACGAGGTTCCCGTTCATGCCCCGCTTCGGCCTGCGCCTGTTCCTGCCGAAGGCGATGAGCAAGGTGACGTACTGCGGCCTCGGCCCGGTGGAGAGCTACGCGGACAAGCGCCGCGCAAGCTACCACGGCGTTTTCTCGGGCACGCCGGAATCGATGTTCGAGCCGTACATCAAGCCGCAGGAGAACGGCAACCACCACGACTGCGATTGGGCGAGCGTTGAAACCGCCGACGGCTCCGCGTCGCTGACGGTGCTGGGCGGGGATTCGACCTTCGACTTCCAGGCCCTGCCGTACACGGCCGAGGAGCTCACCGCCAAGGCGCACAACAGCGAGCTGGAGCCGTCCGCCTCCACCGTGGTGTGCGTGGACTACCAGCAGTCCGGCATCGGCTCGAACAGCTGCGGCCCCGCCCTGCTCGAGCGGTACCGCCTCGACGCCGAACGATTCACCTTCGAGGTCGCGTTCCTCCCGCAGGCGTAG
- a CDS encoding AraC family transcriptional regulator, translating to MDINAGYLYGVDADIVRTGTLMVTACGRYRMVTRDEFATTRLGGRRDYQLLYVHAGYATFLKGGAERRVGAGTLVLYEPGEPQRYAYRAADGTEVYWVHFTGDRMHGLLDGFDGAGDGNAGADGRGVVHLEPSAEYARLFNRMIGELQLRRMSFGELVANDLCHLLLMVGRQVAESSGRSAMPAGMGGGMGGGMEAGGVALSDARGTEADDFAGITGVVGIGWAGAGYAGTRRLSTMVQQAVQYFHRHFAENISVSDYAREHGVSVSWFIRDFRESVGVPPMRYITDLRLNEARMLLESTVYPIAEIADMVGYDNPLYFSRLFRSRFGQPPSRYRGQ from the coding sequence ATGGATATCAACGCCGGCTATCTGTACGGCGTGGATGCTGACATCGTGCGGACCGGAACGCTGATGGTCACCGCCTGCGGCCGCTACCGCATGGTGACGCGGGACGAATTCGCCACGACTCGTCTCGGCGGGCGCCGGGACTACCAGCTGCTGTATGTGCATGCAGGATATGCGACTTTCCTCAAGGGAGGGGCCGAACGGCGTGTGGGCGCCGGGACGCTGGTGCTCTATGAGCCGGGCGAGCCGCAGCGGTATGCGTATCGCGCGGCCGACGGCACCGAGGTGTATTGGGTGCATTTCACCGGCGACCGCATGCACGGACTGCTCGACGGCTTCGACGGGGCCGGGGATGGGAACGCCGGCGCGGATGGCCGGGGCGTCGTCCATCTTGAGCCGTCGGCGGAGTACGCGCGGCTGTTCAACCGTATGATCGGCGAACTGCAATTGCGCCGCATGTCGTTCGGCGAGCTGGTGGCGAACGATCTGTGCCATCTGCTGTTGATGGTCGGCCGCCAAGTGGCCGAGTCGAGCGGGAGAAGCGCGATGCCGGCGGGCATGGGCGGCGGAATGGGCGGCGGAATGGAGGCCGGTGGGGTCGCGCTGTCGGATGCCCGAGGCACCGAAGCGGATGATTTCGCCGGCATCACCGGCGTCGTCGGTATCGGATGGGCCGGAGCCGGGTATGCCGGCACCCGCCGGCTGTCGACGATGGTGCAGCAGGCGGTGCAGTATTTTCACCGGCATTTCGCCGAGAATATCAGCGTGTCCGACTATGCGCGCGAGCATGGGGTGAGCGTCAGCTGGTTCATCCGCGACTTCCGCGAATCGGTGGGCGTGCCGCCGATGCGCTACATCACCGATCTGCGTCTCAACGAGGCGCGCATGCTGCTGGAGAGCACGGTCTATCCGATCGCCGAAATCGCCGATATGGTCGGCTACGACAATCCGCTGTACTTCAGCCGGCTGTTCCGCTCACGCTTCGGGCAGCCGCCGTCGAGGTACCGCGGCCAATGA
- a CDS encoding amino acid permease produces MNAANKRPYAPAASPGQTPAPATLRKSLKNRHIQLIALGGAIGTGLFYGSSESIALAGPSILLAYLVGGLAIFMIVRALSEMSVEDPRAGAFSYYATRYWSKRAGFVSGWNYWFNYILVSMVELSVVGSFVNYWFPAIPQWVSAAVFLVVIAAANLLGVSKFGEFEFWFAIIKIVAVVAMIAGGLAVLAAGLPTDSGIRASFANWFALDGGFLPNGLMQHTSDGQWTGLLMALCVVMFSFGGTELIGITAGETEDPRTTIPKATNGIIWRILVFYIGALGVIMAVVPWNTIDGKTSPFVQIFDSVGVHAAAGILNFVCLTAVMSVYNSGLYANSRMLYSLARQGNAPEILGRLSFHGVPVAGVLASAAVTALAVVVVFLWPAFAFNYLMSIATIAGVINWSMIMVTEIHFRRHVAAGDGPGELAGLTGDEALGRIQFKLPLARVMPYIVLAFLALVVVLMCFSSSYRIAVIAGVIWLAILLAAYQATQARGK; encoded by the coding sequence ATGAATGCAGCGAACAAGCGTCCATACGCGCCGGCAGCGTCGCCGGGCCAAACACCAGCCCCCGCGACGCTCCGCAAATCACTGAAAAACCGCCATATTCAGCTCATCGCATTGGGCGGGGCCATCGGCACCGGCCTGTTCTACGGCTCCAGCGAGTCGATCGCGCTGGCCGGCCCGTCGATCCTGCTCGCCTATCTGGTCGGCGGTCTGGCGATCTTCATGATCGTGCGCGCGCTGAGCGAGATGTCGGTCGAGGATCCGAGGGCCGGCGCGTTCAGCTACTACGCCACCCGGTACTGGTCGAAGCGCGCCGGTTTCGTGAGCGGCTGGAACTACTGGTTCAACTACATCCTCGTGTCGATGGTCGAGCTGTCGGTGGTCGGCAGCTTCGTCAACTACTGGTTCCCCGCCATCCCGCAATGGGTCTCGGCGGCCGTGTTCCTGGTGGTGATCGCCGCCGCAAACCTGCTCGGCGTGAGCAAGTTCGGCGAGTTCGAATTCTGGTTCGCGATCATCAAGATCGTGGCCGTGGTCGCGATGATCGCCGGCGGACTGGCGGTGCTGGCGGCCGGGCTGCCGACCGATTCAGGCATCAGGGCAAGCTTCGCCAACTGGTTCGCGCTCGACGGCGGATTCCTGCCGAACGGGCTCATGCAGCACACCTCGGACGGCCAGTGGACCGGCCTGCTCATGGCGCTGTGCGTGGTGATGTTCAGCTTCGGCGGCACCGAGCTGATCGGCATCACCGCCGGCGAGACGGAAGACCCGCGCACCACGATCCCGAAGGCCACGAACGGCATCATCTGGCGCATCCTCGTGTTCTACATCGGCGCGCTCGGCGTGATCATGGCCGTGGTGCCGTGGAACACGATCGACGGCAAGACCAGCCCGTTCGTGCAGATCTTCGATTCGGTCGGCGTGCACGCGGCCGCGGGCATCCTGAACTTCGTGTGCCTGACCGCCGTGATGAGCGTCTACAACTCCGGCCTGTACGCCAATTCGCGCATGCTCTACTCGCTGGCCAGGCAGGGCAACGCCCCCGAGATCCTCGGCCGGCTCAGCTTCCACGGCGTGCCGGTGGCCGGCGTGCTCGCCAGCGCGGCGGTCACCGCGCTGGCCGTGGTGGTCGTGTTCCTGTGGCCGGCGTTCGCGTTCAACTATCTGATGAGCATCGCGACCATCGCCGGCGTGATCAACTGGTCGATGATCATGGTCACCGAGATCCATTTCCGCCGCCACGTCGCCGCCGGCGACGGCCCGGGCGAGCTCGCCGGGCTGACCGGGGACGAGGCGCTTGGGCGCATCCAGTTCAAGCTGCCGCTCGCGCGCGTGATGCCGTACATCGTGCTGGCGTTCCTCGCGCTGGTGGTGGTGCTCATGTGCTTCTCGTCGAGCTACCGCATCGCCGTGATCGCCGGCGTGATCTGGCTGGCGATCCTGCTCGCCGCCTACCAGGCCACGCAGGCGCGCGGGAAGTGA